In Stieleria varia, one genomic interval encodes:
- a CDS encoding serine/threonine-protein kinase, which produces MNPQKMNAPNTACMFDRIDEFLNGDLSTSDLASFEQHLETCHVCGDRLAFRAADCEFWEDAKTFLSDNDVPLEPTQETAAACRDDDQGDKDALYDATKLTFLDPTDDPDMLGRFAGYEICGVVGSGGMGVVMKGRDVSLDRFVAIKVLHSSYACQSAPRKRFAREAQAAAAVLHDNVISIYGVDHWNEMPYLVMPYVKGESLQQRIDRAAPLPIDDIVGISLQIARGLAAAHDQGLVHRDIKPANILMPSSVSRVIITDFGLARTADDASLTRSGVLAGTPQYMSPEQARGEAVDGRTDLFSLGSLMYAMACGRPPFRAETPYGVLRKITDEPHRSLTDIREDTPVWLSKIIDRLLQKRPDDRFANAHELADHLEHCLAHLRQPGTIELPILVEHRPAVRKVWPFVAVSLLLGIFGLFVMTGSSPPSTTNPEVTHQSESGASLVESASQTRNETPPELQWEFDDSLLDRLETDLNILLNETVAEE; this is translated from the coding sequence ATGAACCCTCAGAAAATGAACGCTCCCAACACGGCTTGCATGTTCGATCGCATCGACGAGTTCTTGAATGGCGATTTGTCGACATCCGATTTGGCGTCCTTTGAACAACATCTGGAAACGTGCCACGTTTGCGGCGACCGCTTGGCCTTCCGCGCAGCCGATTGCGAGTTCTGGGAGGACGCGAAGACTTTTTTGAGCGATAACGATGTTCCGTTGGAGCCCACGCAAGAAACGGCTGCGGCTTGTCGCGATGATGACCAAGGCGACAAAGACGCTTTGTATGATGCGACCAAGTTGACCTTTCTGGATCCCACGGATGATCCCGACATGCTGGGGCGATTCGCCGGTTATGAAATTTGCGGCGTCGTGGGGAGCGGTGGGATGGGCGTGGTGATGAAAGGACGCGACGTGTCACTGGATCGGTTCGTCGCCATCAAAGTCTTGCATTCGAGCTATGCCTGCCAGTCGGCACCTCGAAAACGTTTTGCTCGCGAAGCACAAGCGGCGGCGGCGGTGTTACATGACAACGTGATTTCGATCTACGGGGTGGATCACTGGAACGAGATGCCTTACTTGGTCATGCCTTATGTGAAGGGTGAATCGTTGCAGCAGCGAATCGATCGAGCAGCACCGTTGCCCATCGATGACATCGTGGGAATCTCGCTTCAGATCGCCAGAGGCTTGGCCGCCGCACATGATCAAGGCCTCGTGCACCGTGACATCAAGCCCGCCAACATTCTGATGCCCTCCAGCGTCTCGCGGGTCATCATCACCGACTTTGGATTGGCGAGAACGGCGGACGATGCAAGCTTGACTCGTAGCGGGGTGTTGGCCGGAACGCCTCAGTACATGTCGCCCGAGCAGGCGAGGGGCGAAGCCGTGGATGGACGGACCGACTTGTTCAGTTTGGGCAGCCTGATGTACGCGATGGCTTGCGGTCGCCCGCCTTTCCGCGCCGAGACGCCCTACGGAGTGCTTCGCAAGATCACCGACGAACCTCATCGTTCACTCACCGACATTCGTGAAGACACGCCCGTTTGGTTGTCCAAAATCATTGATCGGCTACTGCAAAAACGTCCTGACGATCGATTTGCCAACGCTCATGAGTTGGCCGATCACTTGGAACATTGCTTGGCACATTTAAGGCAACCGGGAACTATCGAGCTGCCCATATTGGTGGAACATCGGCCAGCGGTTCGAAAGGTCTGGCCATTCGTTGCCGTGTCATTGCTGCTCGGTATCTTTGGTCTGTTCGTGATGACTGGATCAAGTCCTCCCAGTACCACAAATCCCGAGGTCACCCATCAAAGCGAATCGGGGGCATCTCTCGTTGAGTCCGCATCTCAAACGCGGAACGAGACTCCACCTGAGTTGCAATGGGAGTTTGACGACTCGCTGCTGGATCGACTGGAGACCGATCTGAACATTCTGCTCAACGAAACCGTTGCTGAAGAATGA
- a CDS encoding PDZ domain-containing protein has product MKKQITRFSLAAMLLFGATTAIGQEPDAVQPPSRPAAVQQNAPWGISTRPIPQILRLHLPGIPPDCGIWIREVEPQSPAARLGLQPNDLLLEIDGLPIAAVLPPAAENSMVSVLRNGQPLLLTPRQNMRRWFPYTTHSPQRTIPQIPVPQISAWPAGGVGVSAYATGNQSFSVSRVGDQISIEMSDPDASPEPIRFAGTPQEILHQLDACALSIDAKQKVRQAIGQ; this is encoded by the coding sequence ATGAAGAAACAGATCACACGATTCTCCTTGGCAGCGATGCTTTTGTTCGGAGCCACCACCGCGATCGGCCAAGAACCCGATGCAGTGCAACCGCCATCGCGACCTGCTGCCGTGCAGCAGAACGCCCCTTGGGGAATCTCGACACGCCCGATCCCACAAATACTCCGCCTGCACCTTCCCGGAATTCCTCCGGATTGCGGCATCTGGATCCGCGAGGTCGAGCCTCAGAGCCCTGCCGCACGACTGGGGCTTCAGCCAAACGATCTGCTATTGGAAATCGACGGCCTGCCTATCGCCGCGGTCCTGCCTCCAGCAGCAGAAAACTCGATGGTCAGCGTCCTCCGAAATGGCCAGCCGCTGCTGCTGACACCACGACAGAACATGCGTCGTTGGTTTCCCTACACCACTCATTCACCGCAAAGGACGATTCCGCAAATCCCAGTGCCACAAATATCGGCGTGGCCAGCCGGCGGAGTCGGCGTTTCAGCGTACGCCACCGGAAACCAGTCTTTCTCGGTCAGTCGGGTCGGTGATCAGATTTCGATTGAGATGTCCGATCCTGACGCTTCACCCGAGCCCATTCGGTTTGCCGGTACGCCGCAAGAAATCCTGCACCAACTCGATGCCTGCGCGCTCTCGATCGATGCCAAGCAAAAGGTGCGGCAGGCCATCGGTCAGTGA
- a CDS encoding SpoIIE family protein phosphatase: MIPFTLVIARRQFRQGMPPEPTNKSWRYSVHDSKPPYLRVHHGPRPSATQRPVTPNASEQFWTAYSAVTGWRVDRPGRGEHVTVRPAIEWDMIAGPDDESLPAVSQSKAQMLADCAAEMSREIDELKAVIRRQEAELAARASVLSGPDAQIALADQVEATLQQAIAACGFDAAAIYLLDDDTQFLKARAVVGLPSDRLENKPRALRGSRADLEAMVQNVVLIEKADGGVIDTWKCPEKCGSAICAALMKGDLPIGTLWLFSSRETELSDADSAIAKMTATQLTLQLSAAASERRERLHRVDFRSIRDIAHWQHAGLPTVDQIAQGWKADGMLESPLDWATGWHTWDILPDGTMMIAMAEADDKSAAGAMVAATARAALTAHCGYRHTPLQLMQRINDTLWQSSTADQLLSMLYARLDVSSGEGELVVAGNISAIVGSRFGYRPLADGKAQPLASALDINAFSTTFHLSPGEILLAYGSGVAADGISQCVLGEAMKRSAEQGNLMPLPAIRRAFADYLNENERGLMTLSRLAGHQ, from the coding sequence GTGATTCCATTCACCCTGGTGATCGCTCGTCGACAATTCCGGCAGGGAATGCCGCCCGAACCGACCAACAAGTCCTGGCGATATTCTGTGCACGACTCCAAACCTCCTTATCTACGTGTCCACCATGGACCCCGTCCGAGCGCCACGCAGCGTCCGGTAACACCCAACGCGTCCGAACAGTTCTGGACCGCATATTCCGCAGTAACGGGATGGCGTGTTGATCGCCCCGGGCGTGGCGAACATGTGACCGTCCGACCCGCCATTGAATGGGACATGATTGCGGGACCGGATGACGAATCATTGCCGGCGGTCAGTCAGTCCAAGGCTCAGATGCTGGCCGATTGTGCGGCCGAAATGAGTCGAGAAATCGACGAACTCAAAGCGGTCATCCGACGGCAGGAAGCCGAGTTGGCGGCACGGGCGAGTGTCTTGAGTGGACCTGATGCGCAAATCGCGTTGGCCGATCAAGTCGAAGCGACGTTACAACAAGCTATCGCGGCGTGTGGGTTCGATGCCGCAGCAATCTATTTGTTGGATGACGACACACAGTTCCTCAAAGCACGCGCCGTTGTCGGTTTGCCCAGCGACCGACTGGAGAACAAGCCGCGCGCATTGCGTGGTAGCCGAGCTGACCTGGAGGCCATGGTCCAGAACGTCGTCTTGATCGAGAAAGCAGACGGCGGTGTGATCGATACTTGGAAATGTCCGGAGAAATGCGGCTCTGCGATCTGCGCCGCGTTGATGAAAGGCGACTTGCCGATCGGAACCCTGTGGCTATTCTCCAGTCGTGAAACCGAACTTTCTGACGCGGATTCCGCCATCGCCAAGATGACCGCGACGCAACTGACCCTGCAATTGTCGGCTGCTGCGTCGGAGCGACGAGAACGTTTGCATCGTGTCGATTTTCGATCCATTCGCGACATCGCGCATTGGCAGCATGCAGGATTGCCCACGGTCGATCAAATCGCACAGGGATGGAAAGCCGACGGGATGTTGGAATCACCGTTGGATTGGGCAACCGGTTGGCACACTTGGGATATCTTGCCCGATGGCACGATGATGATCGCGATGGCCGAAGCCGATGACAAGTCCGCAGCTGGCGCGATGGTTGCTGCAACCGCCAGAGCCGCACTGACCGCTCATTGTGGTTATCGACACACACCGCTGCAATTGATGCAACGGATCAACGACACATTGTGGCAATCCAGCACCGCCGACCAGTTGTTGTCCATGCTCTACGCTCGTTTGGACGTTTCCAGCGGCGAAGGTGAGTTGGTCGTTGCCGGCAACATCAGCGCGATCGTCGGCAGCCGTTTCGGCTATCGTCCTTTGGCGGACGGAAAGGCTCAGCCGCTGGCAAGTGCTTTGGACATCAACGCGTTCTCGACGACGTTTCATCTCTCGCCGGGTGAAATTTTGTTGGCCTACGGCAGTGGTGTCGCGGCCGATGGGATTTCCCAATGCGTTTTGGGAGAAGCAATGAAACGGTCGGCCGAACAAGGCAACTTGATGCCGCTGCCAGCGATCCGTCGTGCGTTCGCCGATTATCTCAACGAGAACGAACGCGGCTTGATGACGTTGTCACGATTGGCGGGCCATCAGTAG
- a CDS encoding tetratricopeptide repeat protein, with product MLRSIVGVLSCVMLSAFLQLPCSLVRAELLPPEKLKDCELHVLGIYSPKNHGKDDRVFVEVQPTGRPIVLVMSGYFGAQWNVKIAPEADVRQVIIPGYFKHSVVGVPGDIPVETITWFTESGENRSDFFWAYAWHTEKGRELRERLKEITGLEITTFQGEYSGERFVVDGKQGLIAELEQVDAVTENSDPNLQKIASKFEDMLRTLDAEYQRVRTKFGDAHPAAQSLAIKIKVFEEELRRLNVAMPEVPTPANDKLTANEPSPLGDSRQTIENLVRKTFQLEMELQQARVEKAEADLQRVKAQLELRKKSAEMIIADRIDQLTKEKEQQTAEPESSDVPASLLASEGWAAWQKHDLRTALTKFQSALGKEPGNEAALNGLGWTYVHLAEYDKSIAEFKKLLKDSPSHPGALNGIGQSLLAKGDLDEAEKELRHATEDLIKRQGEAETAKRGVACWHGLVRTYLAKKNKQSAIDWAERSLKHKPDDPDMQSLLDQAKALPESDAK from the coding sequence ATGCTTCGATCCATTGTCGGCGTGCTCAGTTGCGTCATGCTCTCAGCGTTTCTACAGCTGCCGTGTTCACTCGTGCGAGCCGAATTGTTGCCGCCCGAGAAGCTCAAGGACTGTGAATTGCACGTTCTGGGGATCTATTCCCCGAAGAACCATGGCAAGGACGACCGGGTATTTGTAGAAGTTCAGCCCACCGGTAGACCCATTGTCCTCGTCATGAGCGGCTACTTTGGTGCCCAGTGGAACGTCAAGATTGCTCCAGAAGCCGACGTGCGTCAGGTCATCATCCCCGGCTACTTCAAGCATTCCGTGGTAGGAGTTCCAGGCGACATTCCAGTTGAAACCATCACGTGGTTCACAGAGTCAGGCGAGAATCGCTCAGACTTTTTTTGGGCGTACGCATGGCACACCGAAAAGGGGCGTGAGCTTCGCGAACGACTCAAAGAGATCACAGGGCTGGAGATTACCACCTTTCAAGGCGAATACTCCGGAGAGCGATTTGTCGTCGATGGGAAACAAGGTCTCATTGCTGAGTTGGAACAAGTCGACGCCGTGACTGAAAACTCAGATCCCAATCTACAAAAGATCGCCAGCAAGTTCGAAGACATGCTACGGACGTTAGATGCGGAGTATCAGCGAGTGCGGACCAAATTCGGTGATGCTCATCCCGCCGCTCAAAGTCTCGCAATCAAGATCAAGGTATTTGAAGAGGAACTCCGTCGATTGAACGTGGCCATGCCTGAAGTGCCAACACCGGCAAACGACAAACTCACAGCCAACGAACCGTCACCCCTTGGGGACTCACGCCAAACAATCGAGAACCTTGTTCGAAAAACGTTTCAGTTGGAAATGGAGTTGCAACAGGCACGTGTGGAAAAGGCGGAAGCGGATCTGCAACGCGTGAAAGCTCAACTGGAGTTGCGAAAGAAGTCTGCTGAGATGATCATCGCCGATCGTATCGACCAATTGACGAAAGAAAAAGAACAGCAGACCGCTGAGCCCGAATCATCCGATGTTCCGGCGTCGTTGTTGGCGAGCGAAGGATGGGCGGCGTGGCAGAAGCACGATCTGCGAACGGCGCTGACCAAGTTTCAGTCGGCACTGGGGAAGGAGCCGGGAAACGAAGCTGCGTTAAACGGATTAGGTTGGACGTACGTGCATCTCGCGGAATACGACAAATCGATCGCGGAGTTTAAGAAGCTGTTGAAGGACTCGCCGTCACATCCCGGGGCACTCAACGGTATCGGGCAAAGTCTGCTTGCGAAGGGCGACTTGGACGAGGCGGAAAAGGAATTGCGGCATGCCACGGAGGACTTGATCAAACGGCAGGGCGAAGCCGAAACGGCAAAACGCGGTGTCGCCTGCTGGCACGGTTTGGTTCGCACCTATCTCGCCAAGAAAAACAAGCAGTCCGCCATCGATTGGGCCGAGCGTTCGCTGAAGCACAAACCAGACGATCCCGACATGCAATCGCTGTTGGATCAGGCCAAGGCACTACCGGAGTCGGATGCAAAGTAG
- a CDS encoding NAD(P)/FAD-dependent oxidoreductase, translating to MKSTYDCVVIGAGPAGTAAASITAEAGLSTLLIEREQVPRFHVGESLMPETYWPLERLGMNERVRSAGWQVKKSVQFVTHRGNESSPFFFRQHDDRDCSDTWQVERSEFDKMLFDRAAELGADCYDQTRLLDVRFDETGAACGVELKCSDGQTRMIDCRVVVDASGQQSFLANKLGLKKVNPDLKKAAIWTYFRDAKRGEGDHEGATIIMNTESQNAWFWFIPQSRGITSIGCVGDNDYLLKGRGTPAEVFQQELANCPGLKPRLMGATQLGDVKTAKEFSYSTSQHAGQGWVLVGDAWGFIDPVYSSGVYFALEMGIRAADCIVEAFAADDLSGKRLGAWNESFEKGASWVRKLVHAFYTKEFSIGRFMKEHPEHQGNVTNLLIGRVFQDGAGEMFADMDASIQRAKMSTSM from the coding sequence ATGAAATCCACCTACGACTGCGTCGTCATTGGCGCCGGCCCCGCTGGCACGGCTGCTGCATCCATCACCGCTGAAGCAGGATTGAGCACGTTGCTGATTGAGCGGGAGCAGGTTCCTCGCTTCCACGTGGGTGAATCACTGATGCCGGAAACCTACTGGCCCCTAGAACGGCTTGGGATGAACGAACGTGTTCGCTCGGCGGGATGGCAGGTCAAGAAGAGCGTTCAATTCGTAACCCACCGCGGCAACGAATCCTCGCCATTCTTTTTCCGCCAACACGACGATCGAGATTGCAGCGATACCTGGCAAGTCGAGCGAAGCGAGTTTGACAAGATGCTGTTTGACCGCGCCGCTGAATTGGGCGCCGACTGCTACGATCAGACCCGGTTGTTGGACGTCCGGTTCGATGAGACGGGAGCTGCATGTGGTGTGGAATTGAAATGCTCCGATGGCCAGACGCGGATGATCGATTGTCGAGTGGTGGTGGACGCCAGTGGCCAGCAGTCATTCTTGGCGAACAAACTGGGACTGAAGAAAGTCAATCCGGATCTCAAGAAAGCCGCCATCTGGACTTACTTTCGTGATGCCAAACGGGGTGAAGGTGACCACGAAGGCGCGACGATCATCATGAACACCGAGTCGCAGAACGCATGGTTTTGGTTCATCCCGCAGTCACGTGGGATCACCAGCATCGGTTGCGTCGGCGACAACGATTACTTGCTCAAAGGACGCGGGACTCCGGCAGAAGTCTTTCAGCAAGAACTGGCGAACTGCCCAGGATTGAAACCCCGTTTGATGGGTGCGACTCAGTTGGGCGATGTGAAAACGGCGAAGGAGTTTTCGTATTCAACGAGCCAGCACGCGGGGCAAGGATGGGTGCTGGTCGGGGACGCATGGGGGTTCATCGATCCGGTTTATTCGTCCGGCGTCTACTTTGCATTGGAAATGGGAATCCGAGCGGCCGATTGCATCGTCGAAGCGTTTGCTGCGGACGACTTGAGCGGTAAACGCTTGGGTGCGTGGAATGAGAGCTTTGAAAAAGGCGCGAGCTGGGTTCGCAAATTGGTGCATGCGTTCTACACCAAGGAGTTCAGCATCGGACGTTTCATGAAAGAACATCCCGAACATCAAGGAAACGTCACGAATCTGCTGATCGGTCGTGTTTTCCAAGACGGTGCCGGCGAGATGTTCGCCGACATGGACGCATCGATCCAGCGAGCCAAAATGAGCACGTCGATGTAG
- a CDS encoding ATP-grasp domain-containing protein: MVVETPLLIVGGDSDPNTQRIVDQAHLRGIDYLFWDTDRDDACQIAWDFHAPAIDLGDQRVAPKSIFLRYNVFDGDASKNLAAFDVVQSFALAWPEIRILNRASMTDANNKSANLRHAIHAGFVIPDTFVLGNATPLAKMPCGDRHVIKPLGGGAHTRSVDSIANDTNALSELNPQFVQEKLDGENLRVFSIDGNLFCFHLITDELDYRDDVQVDVVQVDVPLSVIEPTHRLAGKLQFDYCALDFRCRNGMSAPVFLEINSFPMFVRFDDASENALADAVLSFLVSGS, from the coding sequence GTGGTAGTCGAGACGCCATTGTTGATCGTCGGAGGCGACTCGGATCCCAACACACAGCGAATCGTCGATCAAGCGCACTTGCGGGGCATCGACTATCTGTTCTGGGACACGGACCGCGACGACGCGTGCCAAATCGCATGGGATTTTCACGCGCCGGCGATCGACCTCGGTGATCAACGTGTCGCGCCGAAAAGTATTTTCTTGCGATACAACGTGTTCGATGGTGACGCGTCAAAGAACCTTGCCGCGTTCGACGTGGTGCAGTCCTTTGCGCTGGCTTGGCCGGAGATCCGCATTCTCAATCGCGCGTCGATGACGGATGCGAACAACAAATCAGCCAACCTGAGGCACGCGATTCACGCCGGTTTTGTGATCCCGGACACCTTCGTTTTGGGCAACGCCACGCCACTGGCCAAGATGCCCTGCGGTGACCGCCATGTGATCAAACCGCTGGGCGGCGGCGCTCACACTCGATCCGTCGATTCGATCGCCAACGACACGAATGCCTTGTCCGAACTGAATCCTCAGTTTGTTCAAGAAAAGCTCGATGGAGAAAACTTGCGTGTGTTTTCGATCGATGGCAACCTGTTTTGTTTCCATCTGATCACCGACGAATTGGACTACCGCGATGATGTCCAAGTCGACGTGGTTCAGGTCGATGTCCCGCTCTCTGTCATCGAACCGACTCACCGACTCGCTGGGAAACTGCAGTTTGACTACTGCGCTCTGGACTTTCGCTGCCGCAACGGCATGTCGGCCCCGGTCTTCCTAGAAATCAATTCCTTTCCCATGTTCGTCCGATTTGATGACGCAAGTGAAAACGCGCTAGCCGACGCCGTCCTGTCATTTCTGGTTTCTGGCTCATAA
- a CDS encoding zinc-dependent alcohol dehydrogenase family protein translates to MKAFHITGPTGLDALQQVDLPEPIVGPRDVLIDMKAWSLNYRDLGMPHGGYYRNDKVKRDPPMIPLSDGAGEVVAVGDEVTRFQVGDRVAGIFFQDWIGGELTDQQIGSALGGAIDGVLAERVVLPESGCVSIPESYSFQQAATLPCAAVTAWQSLTLGGLQAGQCVLMLGTGGVSIFALQFAKAFGARTIITSSSDEKLEHARRLGADVTINYREHPDWQEKVLAATDGVGVDNVIEVGGAGTLEKSIASAKTSGRVSLIGVLTGQPDQNPSPMMVLFKRLTVQGIYVGSRDMFEAMNRAITVNQIVPIIDRSFGFDETRAAYEYMRSGAHFGKVVITR, encoded by the coding sequence ATGAAAGCTTTTCACATCACCGGCCCCACCGGATTGGATGCCCTACAACAAGTCGACTTGCCGGAACCGATCGTCGGTCCACGCGACGTCCTGATCGACATGAAAGCTTGGTCGCTCAACTATCGCGATCTTGGGATGCCTCACGGCGGGTACTATCGAAATGACAAGGTCAAGCGTGATCCGCCGATGATTCCGCTGTCCGACGGTGCCGGTGAGGTCGTCGCGGTTGGCGATGAGGTGACCCGATTCCAAGTCGGTGATCGCGTCGCGGGCATCTTTTTTCAAGATTGGATCGGCGGCGAGCTGACCGACCAACAGATCGGTTCAGCACTCGGTGGCGCAATCGATGGCGTGTTGGCCGAGCGTGTGGTTTTGCCGGAGTCCGGTTGCGTATCGATTCCGGAGAGCTATTCCTTTCAACAAGCCGCAACACTGCCGTGTGCCGCGGTCACCGCTTGGCAATCGCTGACGCTGGGCGGATTGCAAGCCGGACAGTGCGTTCTGATGCTCGGCACGGGTGGTGTCTCGATCTTCGCCTTGCAATTTGCCAAAGCATTCGGTGCACGCACCATCATCACCTCTAGCAGTGACGAGAAACTCGAGCATGCACGGCGATTGGGCGCCGACGTCACGATCAACTACCGAGAGCATCCCGATTGGCAGGAAAAGGTTCTTGCGGCGACCGATGGAGTCGGCGTGGATAACGTGATCGAAGTCGGCGGGGCGGGGACCTTGGAGAAATCCATCGCCTCTGCCAAAACAAGCGGCCGTGTGAGCTTGATCGGTGTCCTGACGGGGCAACCGGACCAGAATCCCTCGCCGATGATGGTGTTGTTCAAGCGGCTGACCGTTCAAGGAATTTATGTCGGCAGCCGCGACATGTTCGAAGCGATGAACCGAGCCATCACGGTCAACCAAATCGTGCCGATCATCGATCGCAGCTTCGGTTTCGACGAGACACGAGCGGCATACGAGTACATGCGTTCCGGTGCCCACTTCGGAAAAGTCGTCATCACTCGATAA
- a CDS encoding RNA polymerase sigma factor: MTTPETRPSLLLRIRDPQDRIAWAEFSALYRPVVCNMARHQGMQAADAEDLAQHVMLSVSRAIENFDPESGQARFGTWLKTIARRAIINALTRGFADRAAGGSDMMDWLHQQPECNQQTQTLMLQYRREVFAVAASQIRSEFSADTWDAFWQTVVQDQPVDSVAESLKRTRGSVYTARSRVMRRLREKVRELDLNSEQDES, encoded by the coding sequence ATGACCACCCCTGAGACACGACCGAGCCTGTTGTTGCGAATCCGTGATCCGCAGGACCGCATCGCCTGGGCGGAGTTTTCGGCATTGTATCGACCGGTGGTTTGCAACATGGCGCGACACCAAGGAATGCAAGCAGCCGATGCGGAGGACTTGGCACAACACGTCATGCTGTCCGTCTCCCGAGCGATCGAGAATTTTGACCCTGAGAGCGGACAAGCACGCTTTGGCACTTGGTTAAAAACCATCGCCCGCCGCGCCATCATCAACGCTCTGACGCGTGGGTTTGCCGATCGGGCCGCGGGTGGCAGCGACATGATGGATTGGTTGCACCAGCAACCCGAATGCAATCAGCAGACGCAGACGTTGATGTTGCAATATCGCAGAGAAGTCTTTGCGGTCGCCGCATCGCAAATTCGATCGGAGTTCTCCGCCGACACTTGGGACGCGTTTTGGCAAACAGTCGTTCAGGATCAGCCGGTGGACTCAGTGGCGGAGTCACTGAAACGCACACGAGGGAGCGTCTACACCGCGCGGAGTCGGGTGATGAGACGACTTCGTGAAAAAGTGCGTGAGTTGGACTTGAATTCGGAGCAAGATGAATCATGA